In a genomic window of Primulina huaijiensis isolate GDHJ02 chromosome 10, ASM1229523v2, whole genome shotgun sequence:
- the LOC140986594 gene encoding uncharacterized protein, with translation MEKCVGIHTSLNLYERASGQLINFEKFLLSFSPNTNERVKDTIKTMFIVPVVQGHEVYLGFPVFSIRNKKLQFRYLVERVAKRLQEIERACANFWWDVDDGKNRMHWKSWKVVCKPKCMGGMGFSHLETFNKALLAIQIWCVIHFTARWLPVFSKQDIINIKISCMPHLEVILLTFEDQYCGVAPCWKKVYIGTWEMGNKLSFSRTNGYLVGEYSGNYEKVSSLVLNEQIVLDSFPPHVAAKILDIPISPSNHEDFIYWA, from the exons ATGGAAAAATGTGTAGGGATTCACACCTCTCTTAACCTGTATGAGAGGGCCTCGGGACAATTAATcaattttgagaaatttttgttATCTTTCAGCCCGAACACGAATGAAAGGGTGAAGGATACCATCAAAACAATGTTCATTGTCCCTGTTGTGCAAGGACATGAAGTGTATCTGGGGTTTCCTGTTTTCTCCATCCGAAACAAGAAGCTGCAATTTCGCTACCTTGTGGAAAGAGTAGCGAAAAGATTACAAG AGATAGAGAGAGCATGTGCTAACTTCTGGTGGGATGTGGATGATGGAAAAAATAGAATGCATTGGAAATCTTGGAAAGTTGTTTGCAAGCCAAAGTGTATGGGTGGGATGGGCTTCAGCCATCTCGAGACTTTCAACAAAGCACTGCTAGCGATACAAATATGGTGTGTTATACACTTCACTGCTCGCTGGTTACCCGTGTTCTCAAAGCAAGATatcataaacatcaaaatatcgTGCATGCCTCACTTGGAAGTAATCCTTCTTACATTTGAAGATCAATATTGtggagtcgccccctgttggaAAAAAGTTTATATTGGCACGTGGGAAATGGGGAACAAATTGTCATTTTCGCGAACCAATGGATACCTGGTAGGGGAATACAGTGGTAACTATGAAAAGGTCAGCTCGCTTGTTCTGAATGAACAGATTGTGCTTGACTCCTTCCCTCCTCATGTGGCAGCAAAAATATTAGACATTCCGATATCCCCTTCGAACCATGAGGACTTTATATATTGGGCTTAG
- the LOC140986402 gene encoding exocyst complex component EXO70H1-like — protein MKGSLFSRPASSLDSSNNSTIQHQTFCETMMEENIDLAEEIIKKWDLDSTKFISLFEHDRNEAKRFLESVGDLQKAMLFYMKLSTKSEKLIRAQNLMKIAIKRLEKEFSTILSANRKNLDSESVSNRSTRESISDSEEDEGMSTPHASDVAMADLKSIADSMIGSGYARECLDIYKIVRKSIIDETLYYLHVENSSISLIQKMGWEVLGHKIKNWLHAVKVAIKTLFCGERILCDFVFSSSQKIGESCFTEISRDAAVNLFSFPHNFAKSKKILSPEKMFSGLDMYEAISDLLPEIESIFGHESLSVVRSEAVAALLKLAEAVRLMLNQFEAAIESDSSSATGNGGVHPLSRYVMNFLIVLGDYSGAISDILKDWTVTAQTPLPVSYFSSPTSGAGAGDPSSEAVTARLAWLILVLICKLDSKAVKYEDVALSYLFLANNLNYVVSKIRTSTLGILMGPDWLWKHDAKVKIYISKYERMGWSEAMTSLLDNPTVEISERFRRFYAGFEESYKKQSKWVISDPKLRDEVKISLSKKIVGSYRELYEKNRGNYKIVRYAPEDLDNYLSDMFFAAKAATSGTTHEASPESSTSSRAR, from the coding sequence ATGAAGGGTTCTTTGTTTTCAAGGCCTGCGTCTTCACTTGATTCTTCCAATAACAGCACAATTCAACACCAAACTTTCTGCGAGACGATGATGGAGGAAAACATCGATTTGGCCGAAGAAATAATCAAGAAATGGGACTTGGATTCGACGAAATTTATATCTCTGTTTGAGCATGACAGGAATGAAGCTAAAAGATTTCTAGAATCTGTCGGTGATTTGCAGAAAGCCATGCTTTTCTACATGAAACTGAGCACCAAGTCCGAGAAACTGATAAGGGCGCAGAACTTGATGAAAATCGCCATTAAAAGACTGGAGAAAGAATTTAGCACCATCTTATCTGCTAACAGGAAGAATCTTGATTCAGAATCTGTGTCGAACCGATCGACCCGAGAAAGCATTTCGGATTCCGAAGAGGATGAGGGGATGAGTACACCTCACGCTTCTGATGTAGCTATGGCGGATTTAAAGAGCATCGCTGATTCTATGATTGGGTCTGGTTATGCGAGAGAGTGCCTGGACATTTACAAAATTGTTCGAAAATCGATTAttgatgagactttgtattatTTGCACGTAGAAAATAGCAGTATTTCTTTGATTCAGAAAATGGGGTGGGAAGTTTTGGGTCATAAAATCAAGAACTGGCTGCACGCCGTTAAAGTTGCCATCAAAACTCTGTTCTGCGGCGAGAGGATTCTTTGCGATTTTGTGTTTTCCTCGTCCCAGAAGATTGGGGAATCGTGTTTCACTGAGATTTCTAGAGATGCTGCTGtgaatttgttttcttttcctCATAATTTCGCTAAAAGCAAGAAGATTCTATCGCCGGAGAAGATGTTCTCTGGTTTGGACATGTACGAAGCGATTTCGGATCTATTGCCGGAGATTGAATCAATATTCGGGCATGAATCGTTGTCCGTGGTCAGATCTGAGGCCGTGGCGGCACTGCTTAAACTCGCGGAAGCAGTGAGGCTCATGCTGAACCAGTTCGAGGCCGCTATCGAGTCAGATTCATCAAGTGCTACGGGGAACGGCGGCGTCCACCCCCTCTCTCGCTACGTGATGAATTTCCTCATAGTCCTTGGCGATTACAGCGGCGCGATCTCCGATATCCTCAAGGATTGGACAGTCACCGCGCAGACTCCTCTACCGGTGTCTTACTTCTCCAGCCCCACCTCCGGCGCGGGGGCTGGGGATCCTTCCTCGGAGGCGGTCACCGCCCGCCTCGCGTGGCTGATCCTCGTCCTTATCTGCAAACTTGACAGCAAGGCGGTCAAGTACGAAGACGTGGCGTTATCCTATTTGTTCCTAGCGAACAACCTAAACTACGTCGTTTCGAAGATCCGGACCTCGACCCTGGGGATCCTGATGGGGCCCGACTGGCTCTGGAAACACGACGCCAAGGTGAAGATCTACATATCCAAGTACGAGAGGATGGGCTGGAGCGAAGCCATGACGTCACTCCTCGACAATCCAACCGTCGAGATCTCGGAGCGGTTCAGAAGATTCTACGCCGGTTTCGAGGAATCGTACAAGAAGCAAAGCAAATGGGTCATATCCGACCCGAAACTGCGAGACGAGGTGAAAATATCGCTTTCGAAGAAGATCGTGGGGAGTTATCGGGAATTGTACGAAAAAAACCGGGGAAATTACAAGATTGTCAGATATGCCCCTGAAGATTTGGATAATTACTTGTCGGACATGTTCTTTGCGGCTAAGGCTGCCACTTCGGGGACTACGCATGAAGCCTCTCCAGAATCCTCGACTTCGTCACGCGCTCGTTGA